The genome window CTCTGGGAGGGCATTCAATTGGCCGGGCAAATGGAAAAGGAATTCGATTTTGAAGGCAGCATGCACCCCGGCATTGCGCACTTTTTCAGTGGATTTGGTGGTGAAATATTCACCTACTTCCAGGTGCGAAAGGCAGGAAAGATGTACGGACTTTACCAAAACATCAAGCCTTGAAGCGCATCGGAATGCTTCTCGACAACCCCTTTACCGGCGACAAT of Cryomorphaceae bacterium contains these proteins:
- a CDS encoding methicillin resistance protein; its protein translation is LWEGIQLAGQMEKEFDFEGSMHPGIAHFFSGFGGEIFTYFQVRKAGKMYGLYQNIKP